A single Ptiloglossa arizonensis isolate GNS036 chromosome 2, iyPtiAriz1_principal, whole genome shotgun sequence DNA region contains:
- the Kra gene encoding basic leucine zipper and W2 domain-containing protein kra gives MSQKIEKPILSGQRIKTRKRDEKEKSDPRGFRDAIIHGLEKCGNDLDAISKYLDAAGSKLDYRRYGEDLFDILIAGGLLVPGGSIAQDGDKPVKTTACVFEQSEDIESMRNFEQVFIKLMRRYKYLEKMFEDEMKKVLVFMKGFTPKERIKLARMTALWISNGSVPPSVLSVLINEHLVKDNLALDFLLEVFVTWREEKGLSSLMTALKKGNIERRLMEFVPPNRRTEEYFRSIFEAVGLADIVKLHKAQASQEAKRDLQELLLDELAENRPMKDIIFDLKEMAHRCVIPEHEVIGLIWGVVMGQAEWNKKEELVADQALKHLKVYTPLFDAFTTTAKSELALILKIQEFCYENMNFMKVFQKIVLLFYKTDLISEEVILKWYREGHSVKGKLLFLHQMKKFVEWLQIAEEESESGEEEDGEEEEENNKK, from the exons ATGAgtcaaaaaatagaaaaaccaatATTATCAGGTCAACGCATAAAGACCAGAAAAAGAG atgaaaaagaaaagtcTGATCCAAGAGGATTTAGAGATGCAATTATACATGGTCTGGAAAAGTGTGGTAACGACCTAGATGCAATTTCAAAATACTTAGATGCAGCTGGCTCTAAATTAGACTACCGCCGATATGGAGAAGATCTATTTGACATCTTAATAGCTGGTGGCCTTTTAGTCCCAGGCGGTTCTATTGCTCAAGATGGTGATAAACCAGTTAAAACTACCGCTTGTGTCTTTGAACAATCAGAGGATATAGAATCAATGCGCAACTTTGAACAA gttTTTATCAAACTTATGCGACGttataaatatttggaaaaaatgtttgaagatgaaatgaagaaagtactgGTTTTTATGAAGGGTTTTACTcctaaagaaagaataaaattgGCTAGAATGACAGCTTTGTGGATTTCCAATGGTTCTGTACCTCCCTCTGTGCTTTCAGTTTTAATTAACGAACATCTTGTCAAAGATAACTTAGCATTAGACTTTTTATTAGAGGTTTTTGTTACCTGGAGAGAGGAAAAAGGTCTATCTAGTTTAATGACTGCATTGAAAAAAGGCAATATTGAAAGAag GTTAATGGAATTTGTACCACCCAATAGACGAACagaagaatattttcgatcCATATTTGAAGCTGTTGGTCTTGCAGATATTGTGAAATTACATAAAGCTCAAGCAAGTCAAGAAGCAAAACGAGACTTACAAGAATTGCTCTTGGATGAATTAGCTGAAAATCGTCCTATGAAAGATATTATATTCGATCTCAAAGAAATGGCACACAGATGTGTCATTCCTGAACATGAAGTTATTGGCCTG ATTTGGGGTGTTGTAATGGGTCAAGCTGAATGGAATAAAAAGGAAGAATTGGTAGCTGATCAGGCACTGAAACATTTAAAAGTGTATACTCCACTATTTGATGCTTTTACAACCACTGCCAAATCTGAACTTGCACTTATTCTCAAGATCCAGGAATTCTGTTATGAAAATATGAACTTTATGAAAGTCTTccaaaaaattgttttactaTTTTATAAAA cgGATTTAATATCAGAGGAAGTAATTCTAAAGTGGTATAGGGAGGGTCATTCAGTTAAAGGAAAACTACTTTTTTTGCAtcaaatgaaaaaatttgtcgaatgGTTACAGATAGCTGAAGAGGAATCTGAATCAGGAGAAgaggaagatggagaagaagaagaagaaaacaacAAAA AATAA